The Pseudomonas solani genome segment TGACCACAACCAGCAGCAGGAGAATGAGGACGCAGGCGATGCGCGCCTGGAAGCTGTTACTGAGCCTCACCCGCCGCCCTCTTGAATGCGTCACCGAAGCCTTTTTCCACCGGCGCGGACGGTTGTGCGGCCGGAGCGCCCTGCAGCGTCAGCGGGAAGCGCTGGACGAGGCCGGCGGCCGGGACCTCCACCTCGCCCGCAGCGACGGGCAGCATGTTGGGCACCTGGGGGTGCCAGAGGCTGGCGGTGTAGCGCCCGGGAGGCAGGTCGAGGCTGAAGTGGCCGGCGTCGTCACTGACGGCGAAGAAGGGGTCGTCGGTGATATAGACGTACCCCAGCATCCAGTCGTGGATGTTGCAGCCGAGCACCACCACGCCGGGCTTGTCGAACACCACGGGTTCGGCGGGTGTGCCCTGGTAGAGGCGCAGTTCGAAGCGCTTGGCCGGCGAGAAGGAGTAGACGTGATGGCGGATGTTGTCGCTGTTGGGGAAGCTCACGGCGGTGCCGGTATGCACCGCCAGCACGTAGGGGGCGAATTGCTTGTCGCGCTGGTCCATTACACCCGTGTCGGGAATGGCGGCGCTGCCCGAAGGGCCGTTCAGGCTGAGCACCGCATCTCCCAGCGGCTGCCCATGGCCGTCGACCACCTCGCCCTGCAGGGGCGCCGCCGAGAGCGTGCCGCACAGGCACCACAAAAGACCGATCAGGCCCATTACGGGGGGCCATGGAGTGAAGCACAGCATGTCGTCTTCCACCCTTTGAACGGCCGACGGGGGCGGCTCGTGCGCCATGCCCCTGGCCTGTGCGAACCAGTTGAATTGCAGATTAGCTGTCGATCGGCGGAACTTCACGCGGCCGGCGGAAGCAACTGGCCATCACCCTCGCCTCAGTGGCCGCTGCGCAGGCGCCGTGGGGTGAGGCCGAGGTAGCGGCGCATGGCGTTGGTCAGCGCGCTCTGGCTGGAGAAGCCGCATTCCTCGGCGATGCGCACCAGGGCCAGGTCGCTCTCGCGCAGCAGGCGGGCGGCGCGGTCGAGGCGGGTCTTGAGCAGGTATTGGTGGGGGCTGAGGCCGACGCTGTCCTTGAACAGGGCGTGGAAGTGGCTGGGGCTGAGGCAGGCGATCTGAGCCAGCTCGGCGACGCTGATGCGCCGCGACAGGTTCTGCAGGATGTGCGCGTCGAGGGGCTCCATGTCCAGGCCACCGGCCGAGCGCCGGGGCTGGTCGCCGAACAGGCGCAGGTGCAGGGCCCGCAGCAGTACGCCGCCCAGGGAGCGGGCGAGGATCTGGTCGCTGCCGTAGCGCGCCAGTTCGGCGCCGGCGTAGCTCAGGAGGTTCTGGAAATCGGCATCCAGCTCGGGGTAGCGCGGGGTTTCGAACAGGCGCGCGAGGAGCTCGCGGTCTTCGCTGCTGGTGCCCTGCTCGTCGAGGTCGAGGATCAGCATGCGGTTCTCGCCCATGCCGGCGAACTGATGCTCGGCATCCCCCGGCACCAGGCAGGCGCGCATGCGGCAGACCTCGCCGCCCCGGCCGCCCACTTCGAATTCCGCGCGGCCGGACAGCGACATCACCAGTTGGTGATGATCGTGGGCATGGGCGTGGGCCTGTTCATCGAGGCGCAGAAGGCGGGCAACTAGCATGGCGGGTCGTGGTCAGAATTTGCACATTTTAGGCAAATGGCCAGCTGTTGCCCAGCACCGCCCGGCAGCGCAGCCCTGGCAGCCACGCTTGAAAAGCCCGCGGCACAGCCCCATCTGCCTCACATGCCCAACCTTCAGCCCCTACGAACCCAGCTACCAGGTGCCCAATGAGCGATCAGGACATCCACGCCGATCTCGTCGAAGAAGCGACCGGCCCCCACAGCACAGGCCTCGTCCTGCCCGGCCAGACCCTGCCGGACAAGGTGTACATCATCCCGATCCACAACCGCCCCTTCTTCCCGGCCCAGGTGCTGCCGGTGATCGTCAACGAGGAGCCCTGGGCCGAGACCCTGGAGCTGGTGTCCAAGACCGAACACCACTGCCTGGCGCTGTTCTTCATGGAGAACCCGCCGGAAGACCCGCGCCATTTCGACCCGTCCACCCTGCCCGAGCACGGCACCCTGGTGCGCGTGCACCATGCCAGCCGTGAAGGCGGCAAGCTGCAGTTCGTTGCCCAGGGCCTGTCGCGGGTGCGCATCCGTGGCTGGCTCAAGCGCCATCGCCCGCCCTACCTGGTGGAGGTGGACTACCCGCAGAACCCCAGCGACCAGCGCGATGAGGTGAAGGCCTACGGCATGGCGCTGATCAACGCGATCAAGGAGCTGCTGCCGCTCAACCCGCTGTACAGCGAGGAGCTGAAGAACTACCTCAACCGCTTCAGCCCCAATGACCCGTCGCCGCTCACCGACTTCGCCGCCGCCCTGACCAGTGCACCGGCCAAGGAGCTGCAGGAGGTGCTGGACACGGTGCCGGTGCTCAAGCGCATGGAGAAGGTGCTGCCGCTGCTGCGCAAGGAAGTGGAGGTGGCACGCCTGCAGAGCGAGCTCTCCGCCGAGGTGAACCGCAAGATCGGCCAGCACCAGCGCGAGTTCTTCCTCAAGGAGCAGCTGAAGATCATCCAGCAGGAGCTGGGCATCACCAAGGATGACCGCAGCGCCGACGCCGAGCAGTTCACCCAGCGCCTGCAGAGCAAGGTACTGCCGGAGCAGGCGAAGAAGCGCATCGACGAAGAGCTGAACAAGCTGTCGATCCTGGAGACCGGCTCGCCGGAATACGCGGTGACCCGCAACTACCTGGACTGGGCCACCAGCGTGCCCTGGGGCGTGTACGGCAAGGACAAGCTCGACCTCGCCCATGCGCGCAAGGTGCTCGACAAGCACCACGCGGGGCTGGACGACATCAAGAACCGCATCCTCGAGTTCCTCGCGGTAGGCGCCTTCAAGGGCGAGATCGCCGGCTCCATCGTGCTGCTGGTGGGGCCGCCCGGCGTGGGCAAGACCAGCATCGGCAAGTCCATCGCCGAATCCCTGGGCCGCCCCTTCTACCGCTTCAGCGTCGGCGGCATGCGTGACGAGGCCGAGATCAAGGGCCACCGCCGCACCTACATCGGCGCCCTGCCCGGCAAGCTGGTGCAGGCGCTGAAGGACGTGGAGGTGATGAACCCGGTGATCATGCTCGACGAGATCGACAAGCTCGGCGCCAGCTACCAGGGCGACCCGGCCTCGGCACTGCTGGAGACGCTGGACCCGGAGCAGAACGTCGAATTCCTCGACCACTACCTGGACCTGCGCATGGACCTGTCCAAGGTGCTGTTCGTGTGCACGGCCAACACCCTGGATTCCATCCCCGGCCCGCTGCTGGACCGCATGGAGGTGATCCGCCTCTCCGGCTACATCACCGAGGAGAAGCACGCCATCGCCAAGCGCCACCTGTGGCCGCGCCTGCTGGAGCGCACCGGTGTGCCCAAGGAGCGCCTGTCGATCACCGACGGCGCGCTGACCTCGGTGATCGAGGGGTACGCCCGCGAAGCCGGGGTGCGCCAGCTGGAGAAGCAGCTGGGCAAGATCATCCGCAAGTCGGTGGTGAAGATGCTCGAAGACCCCACCGCGAAGATCAAGGTCGCGCAGAAGGACCTGGAGCCCTTCCTCGGCACCCCGCCGTTCCGCAAGGAGCAGCTCCTCTCCGGCACCGGCGTGATCACCGGCCTGGCCTGGACCAGCATGGGCGGCGCCACCCTGCCGATCGAGGCGACGCGCATCCATACGCTGAACCGCGGCTTCAAGCTCACCGGCCAGTTGGGTGACGTCATGAAGGAGTCGGCCGAGATCGCCTACAGCTACATCAGCTCGAATCTGAAGAAGTACGGCGGCGATGCCGGGTTCTTCGACCAGGCCTTCGTCCACCTCCACGTGCCGGAGGGCGCCACCCCCAAGGATGGCCCCAGCGCCGGCATCACCATGGCCAGCGCCCTGCTCTCCCTGGCCCGCGACCAGGCACCGAAGAAGGGTGTGGCCATGACCGGCGAGCTGACCCTCACCGGCCAGGTACTGCCCATTGGCGGGGTGCG includes the following:
- the lon gene encoding endopeptidase La; translation: MSDQDIHADLVEEATGPHSTGLVLPGQTLPDKVYIIPIHNRPFFPAQVLPVIVNEEPWAETLELVSKTEHHCLALFFMENPPEDPRHFDPSTLPEHGTLVRVHHASREGGKLQFVAQGLSRVRIRGWLKRHRPPYLVEVDYPQNPSDQRDEVKAYGMALINAIKELLPLNPLYSEELKNYLNRFSPNDPSPLTDFAAALTSAPAKELQEVLDTVPVLKRMEKVLPLLRKEVEVARLQSELSAEVNRKIGQHQREFFLKEQLKIIQQELGITKDDRSADAEQFTQRLQSKVLPEQAKKRIDEELNKLSILETGSPEYAVTRNYLDWATSVPWGVYGKDKLDLAHARKVLDKHHAGLDDIKNRILEFLAVGAFKGEIAGSIVLLVGPPGVGKTSIGKSIAESLGRPFYRFSVGGMRDEAEIKGHRRTYIGALPGKLVQALKDVEVMNPVIMLDEIDKLGASYQGDPASALLETLDPEQNVEFLDHYLDLRMDLSKVLFVCTANTLDSIPGPLLDRMEVIRLSGYITEEKHAIAKRHLWPRLLERTGVPKERLSITDGALTSVIEGYAREAGVRQLEKQLGKIIRKSVVKMLEDPTAKIKVAQKDLEPFLGTPPFRKEQLLSGTGVITGLAWTSMGGATLPIEATRIHTLNRGFKLTGQLGDVMKESAEIAYSYISSNLKKYGGDAGFFDQAFVHLHVPEGATPKDGPSAGITMASALLSLARDQAPKKGVAMTGELTLTGQVLPIGGVREKVIAARRQKIFELILPEANRGSYEELPDYLRDGMTVHFARRFSDVAKVLFA
- a CDS encoding AraC family transcriptional regulator → MLVARLLRLDEQAHAHAHDHHQLVMSLSGRAEFEVGGRGGEVCRMRACLVPGDAEHQFAGMGENRMLILDLDEQGTSSEDRELLARLFETPRYPELDADFQNLLSYAGAELARYGSDQILARSLGGVLLRALHLRLFGDQPRRSAGGLDMEPLDAHILQNLSRRISVAELAQIACLSPSHFHALFKDSVGLSPHQYLLKTRLDRAARLLRESDLALVRIAEECGFSSQSALTNAMRRYLGLTPRRLRSGH
- a CDS encoding methylamine utilization protein gives rise to the protein MGLIGLLWCLCGTLSAAPLQGEVVDGHGQPLGDAVLSLNGPSGSAAIPDTGVMDQRDKQFAPYVLAVHTGTAVSFPNSDNIRHHVYSFSPAKRFELRLYQGTPAEPVVFDKPGVVVLGCNIHDWMLGYVYITDDPFFAVSDDAGHFSLDLPPGRYTASLWHPQVPNMLPVAAGEVEVPAAGLVQRFPLTLQGAPAAQPSAPVEKGFGDAFKRAAGEAQ